GGTGCTTGGGTTGGTGGGAAAGGCCTTTAATTTGAAACCCATAGTATCTGTGGATAGGGAAGGCAATTCAAAACTTTACGGAAAGGCCTTCAGCAAACTCGGAAACATGAAGAAGATACTTGGCTTTGTTGAAGAGTTAAATAAGAAGTGCCATGTGGTCTCCTACAACATAACTCATGCTCATGCTCACAAGACTGCAAAGGCTTACGAAGATAGTCTGACCAAGCTACTCGGAAAGAAACC
This is a stretch of genomic DNA from Mesotoga infera. It encodes these proteins:
- a CDS encoding fatty acid-binding protein DegV gives rise to the protein VLGLVGKAFNLKPIVSVDREGNSKLYGKAFSKLGNMKKILGFVEELNKKCHVVSYNITHAHAHKTAKAYEDSLTKLLGKKPEYIMEVSPVVGISAGVGAVSVSVLCERDTWSPDVQIK